From Skermanella sp. TT6, a single genomic window includes:
- a CDS encoding chemotaxis protein CheW, which yields MATVPSAALPAVPRDQAGPASAEEQYVTFTVGTEEYGVNILSVREIRGWTPETKLPNMPDYVRGVVNLRGIIIPIFDLRARFGGGQTEVTKRHVVVVLQVGERTRGILVDAISDILTVAHDAVKPPPDIDSGLIDQQYLSGLVTAENRMVTLLDVTRLFAGDAVEVLASHPIQIPHQAQA from the coding sequence ATGGCAACAGTCCCTTCGGCCGCCCTGCCGGCCGTTCCGCGAGATCAGGCCGGACCGGCTTCGGCCGAGGAACAATACGTCACCTTTACCGTCGGGACGGAGGAGTACGGCGTCAACATCCTGTCCGTGCGCGAGATCCGCGGCTGGACGCCGGAGACCAAGCTTCCCAACATGCCCGACTACGTGCGCGGCGTGGTCAACCTGCGCGGCATCATCATCCCGATCTTCGACCTGCGCGCCCGCTTCGGCGGTGGCCAGACCGAGGTGACCAAACGCCACGTGGTGGTGGTCCTGCAGGTCGGTGAACGTACCCGGGGCATCCTGGTGGACGCCATATCCGACATCCTGACCGTCGCCCACGACGCGGTGAAGCCGCCGCCGGATATCGACAGCGGGCTGATCGACCAACAATACCTGAGCGGGCTGGTCACGGCGGAGAACCGCATGGTGACCTTGCTGGACGTGACCCGCCTGTTCGCCGGGGACGCCGTCGAGGTGCTCGCTTCCCATCCTATCCAGATCCCGCATCAGGCGCAGGCCTGA
- a CDS encoding chemotaxis protein CheA, translated as MTGAYLDDLDRFKATYFDECAELLAVAEAGLLRLSPQNIDLDEINAVFRAVHSIKGGGGTFGFSQLVAFTHEFEAVMDRLRSQQIGVTTELVDVLIQANDVMARLLTCARDGLAVPAGLADASASDLRRFLHKEASGPGAPAPQPTAARKAPVPAARSFVIYFMPKSDLLLSGNEPAFLLRALKRLGQAEVVCDMGRVPPLFELDGESLHLFWQIALTGATDEAAIRDVFEFVVDDCQVDIVETTGSADGGEEEAFGVFEENLPYVPPGQLTVYEAGAVDGAQAAPVRPEGGPGPGSGAAAGGGLGGHTIRVDLDKVDRLVNLVGEMVITQAMISEQLRDVPPGTLQQLVEGLEELSRHTRELQESVMAIRAQQVRSVFSRMPRLVREVAAQTGKEVMLATSGETTEVDKTVVENLVDPLTHMIRNSIDHGLETPDERETVGKPRSGTVHLSAQHRSGRIVIEVADDGRGINRQRVLQKAVEQGLVPAGAGLSEEEIDNLIFLPGFSTADAVSAISGRGVGMDVVRRNIASLGGRIGVHSTPGVGTRFVLSLPLTLAVLDGMVISVGEQRFVLPLTNIIESLRPRKADLQSVANQCDVIMARGEYVRLVYVDRLFRIDGAIGDPTRGLVVLVETEEGGRLGLVVDEVLGQQQVVIKSLESNFQRLDGVSAATILGDGRVALILDVAGLQSMSRNTPARAVPAAALPAA; from the coding sequence ATGACGGGCGCCTACCTCGACGACCTCGACCGCTTCAAGGCCACATATTTCGACGAATGCGCCGAACTCCTCGCCGTCGCCGAAGCGGGGCTGCTGCGCCTGTCGCCGCAGAACATCGACCTGGACGAGATCAACGCCGTGTTCCGGGCCGTCCACTCGATCAAAGGCGGCGGCGGCACCTTCGGCTTTTCCCAGCTGGTGGCCTTCACCCACGAGTTCGAGGCGGTCATGGACCGCCTGCGGTCGCAGCAGATCGGTGTCACGACCGAATTGGTGGATGTCCTGATCCAGGCCAACGACGTCATGGCCCGGCTCCTGACCTGCGCCCGCGACGGGCTGGCGGTTCCGGCCGGTCTCGCCGACGCGTCCGCCTCGGACCTCAGGCGCTTCCTCCACAAGGAAGCGTCCGGTCCCGGCGCTCCGGCGCCGCAGCCGACCGCGGCGCGGAAGGCGCCGGTGCCGGCGGCCCGCAGCTTCGTCATATACTTCATGCCCAAGAGCGACCTCCTGCTCAGCGGCAACGAGCCGGCCTTCCTGCTCCGGGCCCTGAAGCGGCTCGGCCAGGCCGAGGTGGTCTGCGACATGGGGCGGGTTCCGCCGCTCTTCGAACTGGATGGCGAAAGCCTTCACCTGTTCTGGCAGATCGCCCTGACCGGCGCCACCGACGAGGCGGCGATCCGCGACGTCTTCGAATTCGTCGTGGACGACTGCCAGGTGGACATCGTCGAGACCACCGGCTCCGCCGACGGCGGGGAGGAGGAGGCGTTCGGCGTGTTCGAGGAGAACCTGCCCTATGTCCCGCCCGGCCAGCTGACCGTCTACGAAGCCGGCGCGGTCGACGGCGCCCAGGCAGCCCCGGTCCGGCCGGAAGGCGGCCCGGGTCCGGGTTCCGGTGCCGCGGCCGGCGGCGGGCTGGGCGGTCACACGATCCGGGTCGATCTGGACAAGGTGGACCGGCTGGTCAACCTTGTCGGCGAGATGGTCATCACCCAGGCGATGATCAGCGAACAGCTCCGCGACGTGCCGCCCGGCACGCTCCAGCAGCTGGTCGAGGGGCTGGAGGAGCTGAGCCGCCACACCCGCGAACTCCAGGAGAGCGTGATGGCGATCCGGGCGCAGCAGGTCCGGTCGGTGTTCTCCCGCATGCCCCGGCTGGTCCGCGAGGTCGCCGCCCAGACCGGCAAGGAAGTCATGCTCGCCACCTCGGGGGAGACCACGGAGGTGGACAAGACCGTGGTCGAGAACCTGGTCGACCCGCTGACCCACATGATCCGCAATTCGATCGACCACGGCCTGGAAACGCCTGACGAGCGGGAGACGGTCGGCAAGCCGCGCAGCGGGACGGTCCATCTCTCCGCGCAGCACCGGTCCGGCCGGATCGTGATCGAGGTGGCCGACGACGGGCGGGGAATCAACCGGCAGCGGGTGCTCCAGAAGGCGGTCGAGCAGGGGCTCGTCCCCGCCGGCGCCGGCCTGTCGGAGGAGGAGATCGACAACCTCATCTTCCTGCCCGGCTTCTCCACGGCCGACGCCGTCTCGGCGATCTCGGGCCGCGGCGTGGGCATGGACGTCGTCCGGCGCAACATCGCCAGCCTGGGCGGGCGGATCGGCGTCCATTCGACGCCGGGCGTGGGCACGCGCTTCGTGCTGTCGCTTCCGCTCACCCTGGCCGTGCTGGACGGCATGGTCATCTCGGTCGGCGAGCAGCGTTTCGTGCTGCCGCTGACCAACATCATAGAAAGCCTGCGGCCCCGCAAGGCCGACCTGCAGAGCGTCGCGAACCAGTGCGACGTCATCATGGCGCGCGGCGAGTACGTGCGTCTGGTCTATGTCGACCGCCTGTTCCGGATCGACGGCGCGATCGGCGATCCGACGCGGGGCCTGGTCGTCCTGGTCGAGACGGAGGAGGGCGGGCGCCTCGGTCTCGTGGTGGACGAGGTGCTCGGCCAGCAGCAGGTCGTCATCAAGAGCCTGGAAAGCAACTTCCAGCGTCTCGACGGCGTCTCCGCCGCGACCATCCTGGGCGATGGTCGCGTCGCCCTGATCCTCGACGTCGCCGGCCTGCAGAGCATGAGCCGCAACACCCCTGCGCGCGCGGTCCCCGCCGCCGCACTGCCCGCCGCCTAG
- a CDS encoding response regulator translates to MKKKVLTVDDSRTMREMVSFTLRGAGFDVVEAIDGQQALVVLASHKVDLILADLNMPNMDGISLIRKVRASGGHRTVPILMLTTESDDAKKQEGRAAGATGWIVKPFNPEKLIQVVQKVMG, encoded by the coding sequence ATGAAGAAGAAGGTGCTGACCGTCGACGACTCGCGGACCATGCGCGAGATGGTCTCCTTCACCCTGCGCGGTGCCGGGTTCGACGTCGTCGAAGCCATCGACGGACAGCAGGCGCTGGTGGTCCTGGCCAGCCACAAGGTCGACCTGATCCTGGCCGACCTGAACATGCCCAACATGGACGGCATCAGCCTGATCCGGAAGGTCAGGGCCAGCGGCGGCCACCGCACCGTGCCGATCCTCATGCTGACGACCGAATCGGATGACGCCAAGAAGCAGGAGGGGCGGGCCGCCGGGGCTACGGGATGGATCGTCAAGCCGTTCAACCCCGAGAAGCTGATACAGGTCGTGCAAAAGGTCATGGGCTGA
- a CDS encoding lipid asymmetry maintenance protein MlaB has translation MAELLPLIHSENEAGKATLSLPDDLDLPMAASLVESLRAAFSEYSDIVVIAATVERASTAAVQALVAATRHAEGTGQRFAIAAPSDVLTDVCADLGLAGWLKEWSLK, from the coding sequence GTGGCCGAGTTGTTGCCCCTGATTCATTCGGAGAACGAGGCAGGCAAGGCCACCTTGAGCCTTCCGGACGATCTCGACCTGCCGATGGCCGCATCCCTGGTGGAGAGCCTGCGGGCCGCCTTCAGCGAATATTCGGACATCGTCGTGATCGCCGCGACGGTGGAGCGGGCAAGCACGGCCGCCGTGCAGGCGCTGGTGGCGGCGACCCGGCACGCCGAGGGGACCGGCCAGCGTTTCGCCATCGCCGCGCCGTCGGATGTCCTGACGGACGTGTGCGCGGACCTCGGCCTGGCCGGCTGGCTTAAGGAGTGGAGCCTGAAATGA
- a CDS encoding mismatch-specific DNA-glycosylase yields MILPDVLAPGLDLVLCGTAPSRASKEAAAYYAKPGNRFWPTLHLVGLTPRLLKPHEYPEVIGYGLGLTDLCKTEWGSDQELTKHCFDVSGFVAKMDRYRPAAVAFDSKNAGKTFFRRAAVQYGLQEETLFGAAIFIVPSPSGRARSHWDTAPWQELGEFVARRRAARRP; encoded by the coding sequence ATGATCCTTCCGGACGTCCTCGCCCCTGGCCTGGATCTCGTGCTCTGCGGGACCGCGCCCAGCCGCGCCTCCAAGGAGGCCGCCGCCTACTACGCCAAGCCGGGAAACCGGTTCTGGCCGACGCTGCACCTCGTCGGCCTGACGCCCCGCCTGCTGAAGCCCCATGAATACCCAGAGGTGATCGGGTACGGGCTGGGATTGACCGACCTGTGCAAGACGGAATGGGGCAGCGACCAGGAACTGACGAAACACTGCTTCGATGTCTCGGGCTTCGTCGCGAAGATGGACCGTTACCGGCCGGCCGCGGTCGCCTTCGACAGCAAGAACGCCGGCAAGACCTTCTTCCGGCGCGCGGCGGTCCAATACGGCCTCCAGGAGGAGACCCTGTTCGGCGCCGCGATCTTCATCGTGCCGTCGCCCTCGGGGCGCGCCCGCAGCCATTGGGACACGGCGCCGTGGCAGGAACTGGGCGAGTTCGTGGCCCGGCGCCGCGCCGCCCGCCGGCCCTGA
- a CDS encoding response regulator transcription factor: MRILLADDHNMVRDALKSYIERLEPDAEIVSADSFTTAYKAVEEAGDFALVILDLRMPGMDGLDGLRRMRERLPDVPVVIMSGGASHEDVRTAIDLGAQGFLPKTLTGPALVSAIRLIMAGEKFVPFGAVDAPAVESAEADGHALLTQREREVLQYLEKGWSNKEIARALELQEVTIKLHIRGICRKLGAKNRTQAALRAQEARRLQ; the protein is encoded by the coding sequence ATGCGTATTCTGCTCGCCGACGACCACAACATGGTTCGGGATGCGCTGAAAAGCTATATCGAACGATTGGAGCCCGATGCCGAGATCGTATCGGCCGACAGCTTCACCACGGCCTACAAGGCGGTTGAGGAAGCCGGCGACTTCGCCTTGGTCATCCTGGACCTGAGGATGCCCGGCATGGACGGGCTGGACGGGTTGCGCCGGATGCGCGAGCGGCTTCCCGACGTGCCGGTGGTGATCATGTCCGGCGGCGCCAGCCACGAGGACGTCCGCACCGCCATAGATCTCGGCGCGCAGGGCTTCCTGCCCAAGACGCTCACCGGCCCGGCCCTGGTCTCGGCGATCCGCCTGATCATGGCGGGGGAGAAATTCGTTCCCTTCGGTGCCGTGGACGCCCCGGCCGTGGAAAGCGCCGAGGCGGACGGCCACGCCCTGCTGACCCAGCGCGAGCGGGAGGTCCTGCAGTATCTCGAGAAGGGTTGGTCCAACAAGGAGATCGCGCGGGCCCTGGAGCTTCAGGAAGTCACCATCAAGCTGCATATCCGCGGCATCTGCCGCAAGCTGGGCGCCAAGAACCGGACCCAGGCCGCGCTGCGGGCGCAGGAGGCGCGCCGCCTCCAGTGA
- a CDS encoding response regulator has translation MTTERVDNPHGGPGQIRTLRPSLAMGTALASATAGLILTAIAGWPTAEDLRIGLGIGLGIGVAAALPLWLRARKAERRGEAARRAEASAVASLVRLREAIESAPGGFMLLDAHGGVVFGNAEHLRVHGELATAPASEAAPAGVPWEATLGDGRVLLIDRRRTAGGDTICVHTDITAQKQAEHLLRHRLTALEASADGVAILDQAGTFTYLNDSHARMHGFDDTRDLLGRSWLSLYAAAERVHLQSDALPRLIEEGRWRGEVTGRRRDGSTFAQDLTLTGLDDGGMVYIVRDISERRRAEDERARLTEQFHQAQKLEAIGRLAGGIAHDFNNVLAAMMGYASFLVEDLDPAAPEHEFAVQLMVAGERAKRLVQQILAFSRSEGVERETVNMIAVLDETVALLRATLPKSINLTCRVDAVSALVHANPTQMSQVLMNLCVNAADAIGTGPGELALEIDMPTLDGGCAEGLREALDLRGDLIPARMGPGERPGSTRMWIGVLPINRDHPVRYVRLTVSDSGSGMPVEVMGRMLEPFFTTKGIGKGTGLGLAAVHGIVSAHRGAMMVESKPGDGTRFQVYLPTLEGAVVEQAHWAASAPRGSERILIVDDEDMVSSVIAQGLERLGYEVGCCISAEEALSVIREEPDAWDLVISDQMMPGMSGQDLAARLAQDCPRLPVILCSGYGDPVSELGLDPEVGQILIKPVEAGLLAETVRRMLDQR, from the coding sequence GTGACGACCGAGCGCGTGGATAACCCCCACGGGGGACCGGGACAGATCCGGACGCTACGGCCGTCGCTGGCCATGGGCACGGCCCTCGCCTCGGCGACCGCGGGCCTGATACTGACCGCGATAGCCGGTTGGCCGACGGCGGAAGACCTTCGGATCGGCCTGGGAATCGGCCTGGGAATCGGGGTCGCGGCGGCGCTCCCCCTCTGGCTCAGGGCACGCAAGGCCGAGCGCCGCGGCGAAGCCGCCCGCCGGGCCGAGGCGTCCGCCGTCGCCTCCCTGGTGCGGCTCAGGGAAGCGATCGAATCGGCGCCGGGCGGCTTCATGCTGCTGGACGCCCATGGCGGGGTGGTATTCGGCAACGCGGAGCATCTTCGCGTGCACGGCGAGCTTGCCACGGCCCCGGCGTCGGAAGCCGCACCCGCCGGCGTGCCGTGGGAGGCGACCCTGGGCGACGGCCGGGTGCTCCTGATCGATCGCCGCCGCACGGCCGGCGGAGACACGATCTGCGTCCATACCGACATCACGGCGCAGAAACAGGCCGAACATCTGCTGCGGCACCGGCTGACGGCGCTGGAAGCGTCGGCCGACGGCGTCGCGATCCTCGACCAGGCAGGCACCTTCACCTACCTGAACGACAGCCACGCCCGCATGCACGGCTTCGACGACACCCGCGACCTGCTGGGACGAAGCTGGCTGTCGCTCTACGCCGCGGCGGAGCGGGTCCACCTGCAGTCCGACGCGCTGCCCCGCCTGATCGAGGAGGGGCGCTGGCGCGGGGAAGTGACCGGTCGCCGCCGCGACGGCAGCACCTTCGCCCAGGACCTGACGCTGACCGGGCTCGACGACGGCGGCATGGTCTATATCGTGCGCGACATCAGCGAACGCCGGCGGGCCGAGGACGAGCGCGCCCGCCTGACCGAGCAGTTCCACCAGGCCCAGAAACTCGAGGCGATCGGCCGGCTGGCCGGCGGCATCGCCCACGACTTCAACAATGTCCTGGCCGCCATGATGGGCTACGCCTCGTTCCTGGTCGAGGACCTCGACCCCGCCGCGCCGGAGCACGAATTCGCTGTGCAGCTCATGGTCGCGGGGGAGCGCGCCAAGCGGCTGGTCCAGCAGATCCTGGCCTTCAGCCGGTCCGAGGGCGTGGAGCGCGAGACCGTCAACATGATCGCGGTGCTGGACGAGACGGTCGCCCTGCTGCGCGCGACCCTGCCCAAGTCGATCAACCTGACCTGCCGCGTCGACGCGGTTTCGGCGCTGGTCCACGCCAACCCGACCCAGATGAGCCAGGTCCTGATGAACCTGTGCGTCAACGCGGCCGACGCGATCGGCACCGGGCCGGGGGAACTGGCGCTGGAGATCGACATGCCGACCCTGGACGGCGGCTGCGCGGAGGGGCTGCGCGAGGCGCTGGACCTGCGGGGCGACCTGATACCGGCCCGCATGGGCCCCGGCGAGCGTCCCGGCTCGACCCGCATGTGGATCGGCGTGCTGCCGATCAACCGGGATCATCCGGTCCGCTACGTGCGGCTGACCGTGTCCGACAGCGGGTCCGGGATGCCGGTCGAGGTGATGGGGCGCATGCTGGAACCGTTCTTCACCACCAAGGGGATCGGCAAGGGTACCGGGCTGGGGCTGGCCGCCGTGCACGGCATCGTCAGCGCCCATCGCGGCGCGATGATGGTCGAGAGCAAGCCCGGCGACGGGACCCGTTTCCAGGTCTACCTGCCGACTCTGGAGGGCGCCGTGGTCGAGCAGGCCCACTGGGCGGCCAGCGCGCCGCGCGGCAGCGAGCGCATCCTGATCGTCGACGACGAGGACATGGTGTCCAGCGTGATCGCCCAGGGCCTGGAGCGGCTGGGCTACGAGGTCGGCTGCTGCATCAGCGCGGAGGAGGCTCTGTCCGTGATCCGGGAGGAGCCGGACGCCTGGGACTTGGTGATCTCCGACCAGATGATGCCGGGCATGTCGGGCCAGGATCTGGCGGCGCGGCTGGCGCAGGATTGCCCCCGGCTGCCCGTGATCCTGTGCAGCGGCTATGGCGACCCGGTCTCCGAACTGGGCCTCGACCCGGAGGTCGGGCAGATCCTGATCAAGCCGGTCGAAGCCGGCCTGCTGGCGGAAACGGTGCGCCGCATGCTGGACCAGCGCTGA
- a CDS encoding competence/damage-inducible protein A has translation MTQNTREADVTAALLIIGNEILSGRTKDANLPFLAEKLNEVGIRLREARVVPDLEGEIIDAVNALRARYTYVFTTGGIGPTHDDITAECIAKAFGVALERNAEAVARLQAHYKTDQINEARLRMANIPAGGILIDNPVSKAPGFQIGNVFVLAGVPMIMQGMVENLLPRLRGGARMLARTVSCGLPEGTLAEGLEAVQKRFPEIEIGSYPYLRNKEYGVSLVLHGTDEAMLEQATEAVASLVRDLGGEPSVTVGYS, from the coding sequence ATGACCCAGAACACCCGGGAGGCGGACGTCACCGCCGCCCTGCTTATCATCGGCAACGAGATCCTGTCGGGGCGGACCAAGGACGCCAACCTGCCCTTCCTGGCGGAGAAGCTGAACGAAGTCGGCATCCGCCTGCGCGAGGCCCGGGTCGTCCCCGACCTGGAGGGCGAGATCATCGACGCGGTCAACGCGCTGCGCGCCCGCTACACCTATGTCTTCACCACGGGCGGCATCGGCCCGACGCACGACGACATCACGGCGGAATGCATCGCGAAGGCGTTCGGCGTGGCGCTGGAACGGAACGCCGAGGCGGTCGCGCGGCTGCAAGCCCATTACAAGACCGACCAGATCAACGAGGCACGCCTGCGCATGGCCAACATTCCGGCCGGGGGCATCCTGATCGACAACCCGGTGAGCAAGGCTCCCGGCTTCCAGATCGGCAACGTGTTCGTGCTGGCCGGCGTGCCGATGATCATGCAGGGCATGGTGGAGAACCTGCTTCCCCGGTTGCGCGGCGGCGCCCGCATGCTGGCCCGGACGGTAAGCTGCGGCCTGCCGGAGGGCACGCTGGCAGAAGGGCTGGAAGCGGTTCAGAAGCGTTTCCCCGAGATCGAGATCGGCAGCTACCCCTATCTGCGGAACAAGGAATACGGCGTCAGCCTGGTGCTGCACGGCACCGACGAAGCCATGCTGGAGCAAGCGACCGAAGCTGTCGCATCCCTGGTCCGGGACCTGGGCGGCGAGCCGTCGGTAACGGTCGGGTATTCCTGA
- a CDS encoding GMC oxidoreductase, with protein MLESGGLDFEDDIQALNDADCIGEHRVDLLWSRLRYFGGTTGHWGGNCAPLDEQDFEERAWVPDSGWPFPKSELDAIYPKAYEYCELPSANFSADYWAAQSASFRERRISLAGDPIGEKIMLKSPPTRFGEVYRNALAQTGNRCDVYLHANVVEIETTEEANRVTALRTRGLDGQTCRFRAGVFILASGIENARLLLLSDRVRPRGLGNDHDVVGRYFMAHTTLRTGRAMLSLPEGTASYYATLGWEQRFLTETSPFIDALQPSRAAQEREGILNSVVFFEESYEGEKTPGFVAMRRIAKQIVHGRMPSNLVRDLGIVVGDLDEVVKALYARSVGDRSYRILQTRFFCEQAPDRDSRVRLGDDVDALGQRKLVLDWRLNDLDKRTVIRTQKLLAEQFGALGIGRLQVEFDSETDPWPRGVDSSAHFMGTTRMSTDPRRGVVDGDCRVHGIDNLYVAGGSVMPTSGATMVTVNIVALAVRLAGHLRTRLS; from the coding sequence GTGCTTGAAAGCGGCGGCCTGGATTTCGAGGACGATATCCAGGCCTTGAACGATGCCGACTGTATCGGCGAACATCGGGTCGATCTGCTGTGGAGCCGGCTGCGGTATTTCGGCGGAACCACCGGGCACTGGGGCGGTAATTGCGCGCCGCTCGACGAGCAGGATTTCGAGGAGCGCGCCTGGGTGCCGGACAGCGGCTGGCCGTTCCCCAAATCCGAGTTGGATGCCATCTACCCCAAGGCGTACGAGTATTGCGAACTGCCGTCGGCCAATTTCTCGGCCGATTACTGGGCGGCGCAGTCCGCGTCTTTCCGGGAGCGGCGGATCTCCCTGGCGGGCGATCCGATCGGCGAGAAGATCATGCTGAAGAGCCCACCGACCCGTTTCGGCGAGGTTTACCGGAACGCGCTCGCCCAGACCGGCAACCGATGCGATGTCTATCTCCACGCCAATGTCGTCGAGATCGAAACCACCGAGGAGGCCAACCGGGTCACCGCCCTGAGGACCAGGGGCCTCGACGGGCAGACCTGCCGTTTCCGCGCAGGCGTCTTCATCCTGGCGTCGGGCATCGAGAACGCTCGTCTGCTGTTGCTGTCGGACCGCGTGCGCCCCCGGGGACTGGGCAACGATCACGACGTGGTCGGCCGTTACTTCATGGCACACACCACTCTTCGCACCGGCCGGGCGATGCTGTCGCTGCCCGAGGGGACCGCCAGCTACTACGCGACCCTCGGGTGGGAGCAGCGCTTCCTGACCGAGACAAGTCCCTTCATCGACGCGCTCCAGCCCAGCCGCGCCGCGCAGGAGCGCGAGGGCATCCTGAACAGCGTCGTGTTCTTCGAGGAAAGCTACGAGGGCGAAAAGACTCCCGGCTTCGTCGCCATGCGGCGGATCGCCAAGCAGATCGTCCACGGGCGCATGCCATCCAACCTGGTGCGAGATCTGGGCATCGTGGTCGGCGACCTGGACGAGGTGGTGAAGGCCCTCTATGCGCGAAGCGTCGGCGATCGCAGCTACAGGATCCTGCAGACCCGCTTCTTCTGCGAGCAGGCGCCGGACCGCGACAGCCGTGTCAGATTGGGGGACGATGTCGATGCCCTCGGGCAACGGAAGCTGGTGCTCGACTGGCGGCTGAACGACCTGGACAAGCGTACCGTCATCCGGACCCAGAAACTGCTGGCGGAGCAGTTCGGCGCGCTCGGGATCGGGCGGCTCCAGGTGGAGTTCGACTCGGAAACCGATCCATGGCCCCGCGGCGTCGACTCGTCGGCCCATTTCATGGGCACGACCCGGATGAGCACCGATCCCCGCCGCGGCGTGGTCGACGGCGACTGCCGGGTCCATGGCATCGACAATCTCTACGTGGCCGGCGGGTCGGTGATGCCGACGTCCGGGGCGACCATGGTGACCGTCAATATCGTGGCCCTGGCCGTGCGCCTCGCGGGGCACCTGCGGACCCGGCTCAGTTGA
- a CDS encoding HU family DNA-binding protein → MNRAELVAAVADQTGQTKADAGKAVDAAFTVIAQALASGDEVKVPNFGSFSVAERAAREGRNPQSGEKITIAASKQAKFSAAKGLKDALNG, encoded by the coding sequence ATGAATCGAGCCGAACTCGTGGCCGCCGTGGCCGACCAGACGGGGCAGACGAAAGCGGATGCCGGCAAGGCGGTCGACGCCGCGTTCACTGTCATCGCCCAGGCTTTGGCGTCCGGCGACGAGGTCAAGGTTCCGAACTTCGGCAGCTTCAGCGTGGCTGAACGGGCCGCTCGCGAAGGGCGCAATCCCCAGAGCGGCGAGAAGATCACCATCGCTGCGTCGAAGCAGGCGAAGTTTTCGGCGGCCAAGGGCCTGAAGGACGCCCTGAACGGCTGA
- a CDS encoding YsnF/AvaK domain-containing protein, giving the protein MSDRPDDQTRPQTIPVVEEELRVGTREVETGRVRVRTVTREHEQAIDQALASVDVDVERIAIDREIHETPEVYDDGETLVIPVVEERLVVEKRLFLREEIHIRRRRTESRHQENITLRSQDVIVERETADGDPAGSSIAEGNAKQ; this is encoded by the coding sequence ATGTCGGATCGACCGGACGACCAGACACGGCCGCAGACCATTCCGGTTGTCGAGGAAGAGTTGAGGGTCGGCACGCGCGAGGTCGAAACCGGCCGTGTCCGGGTACGGACAGTGACGCGCGAGCACGAACAGGCGATAGACCAGGCACTGGCGTCCGTCGACGTCGACGTGGAAAGGATCGCGATCGACCGGGAGATCCACGAGACGCCGGAAGTCTACGACGACGGCGAAACGCTGGTGATACCGGTCGTCGAGGAACGTCTCGTCGTCGAGAAGCGGCTGTTCCTGCGCGAGGAGATCCACATCCGTCGCCGCAGGACCGAAAGCCGCCATCAGGAAAACATAACGCTCCGGTCACAGGACGTCATCGTCGAGCGGGAGACCGCCGACGGCGACCCGGCCGGATCATCCATAGCAGAAGGAAACGCGAAACAATGA
- a CDS encoding YsnF/AvaK domain-containing protein, giving the protein MTKTVVALYDSAAESEGVTRDLSAAGFSDTEIIDSSAIGSGPAGWSDAGTADPAVGSGSMAAGVPGITSGAGMTTGTGTTAASDAASGGILSRLRRAGVPEDDSHVYAEGVRRGGSLVIARLADDNVERGLEIMSNHGAVDIDERGSLWRSEGWSRYDEDAGPYTGTGLTEAASSMRTTNTTSDTTAGLGDRTATGTGEETVIPIAEEQIAVGKRQVQGGGVRVRSYVVETPVEESVRLREESVHVERRAVDRPVDAGADAFRERTVNLTETSEEAVVSKTARVTEEVVVGKDVTERTEHVSDTVRRTEVDVDRAADTDRTMTDRTATDRAVDRDRDI; this is encoded by the coding sequence ATGACCAAGACCGTCGTTGCCCTTTACGACAGCGCAGCCGAATCCGAGGGCGTGACCCGCGATCTCTCGGCCGCCGGCTTCAGCGATACCGAGATCATCGACAGCTCGGCGATCGGCTCCGGCCCCGCCGGGTGGTCCGATGCCGGTACCGCCGACCCGGCGGTCGGCTCGGGGTCCATGGCCGCCGGCGTTCCCGGCATCACCAGCGGAGCCGGGATGACCACCGGGACCGGAACGACCGCGGCCTCCGATGCCGCGTCCGGCGGCATCCTCAGCCGGCTTCGCCGCGCCGGCGTTCCCGAGGACGATTCCCACGTCTATGCCGAGGGCGTCCGCCGCGGCGGCTCCCTGGTGATCGCGCGCCTGGCCGACGACAATGTCGAGCGCGGCCTGGAGATCATGAGCAACCATGGCGCGGTGGACATCGACGAGCGCGGCTCGCTCTGGCGCTCCGAAGGCTGGAGCCGCTACGACGAGGATGCCGGCCCCTACACCGGCACCGGCCTGACCGAGGCCGCGTCGTCCATGCGGACCACCAACACCACCTCCGACACGACCGCCGGCCTGGGCGACCGGACGGCGACTGGCACCGGCGAGGAGACCGTCATCCCGATCGCCGAGGAGCAGATCGCCGTCGGCAAGCGGCAGGTCCAGGGCGGCGGCGTGCGGGTCCGCAGCTACGTGGTCGAAACTCCGGTCGAGGAGAGCGTCCGGCTGCGCGAGGAATCGGTCCATGTGGAGCGCCGTGCGGTCGACCGCCCGGTGGATGCCGGGGCCGACGCCTTCCGGGAGCGGACCGTCAACCTGACCGAAACCTCCGAGGAGGCCGTCGTTTCCAAGACCGCGCGCGTCACCGAGGAGGTCGTGGTCGGCAAGGACGTGACCGAACGGACCGAGCATGTCTCGGACACGGTTCGCCGGACCGAGGTGGATGTCGACCGGGCCGCCGATACCGACCGCACGATGACGGACCGGACCGCGACCGACCGCGCGGTCGATCGCGACCGCGACATCTAG